The Acanthopagrus latus isolate v.2019 chromosome 13, fAcaLat1.1, whole genome shotgun sequence genome contains a region encoding:
- the ccna1 gene encoding cyclin-A1 produces MMMNLSTNAHCSSLTSKENFPPSSKSDAPQVQRPRKRTVLGALSENEQRGRSLSQGSQFSKHSSISDSSRLTFLGCPSSSSYDVYVEEACEVVLAASGEEVVSGNYYHDDETAALQNEHLRRLLELSSSSCQDASMADDSLMCISQYAEDIHQHLRESEMRLRPRPGYLEKHPEITNGMHVILVDWLVEVVQDYQLRSETLHLAVNYLDRFLSCTACVKRGKLQLVGTAALLIAAKYEEISPPELNEFVFATDSTYTKKELIRMEHVLLRVLDFKMAAPTTNQFLHLLMSVQPVSAVAENLALYAAELSLLEIDPFLKYTPSIVAAGAYCLATYTVSKSLWPGSLHAFTGYTMTEIVPCLTDLHKLYISAESRPQQAIRDKYRSSKHSRVSLITPPASLPFV; encoded by the exons ATGATG ATGAACCTCAGCACAAATGCCCACTGCAGCAGTCTCACTAGCAAAGAGAACTTTCCGCCTTCAAGCAAATCCGATGCGCCGCAGGTCCAGCGGCCCAGGAAGCGCACGGTGCTCGGCGCGCTGTCAGAGAACGAGCAGCGCGGTCGATCCCTCAGCCAG GGGAGCCAATTTTCCAAACACAGTTCGATCTCAGACAGCTCCCGGCTCACTTTTCTGGGTTGTCCCTCCAGTTCCAGCTACGATGTGTACGTTGAAGAGGCCTGTGAAGTCGTTCTCGCCGCCTCCGGTGAAGAGGTGGTCTCCGGCAACTATTACCACGATGATGAAACCGCTGCCCTGCAAAATGAACATTTGAGACGCCTGCTGGAGCTGAGTTCAA GTTCGTGCCAGGATGCTTCTATGGCAGATGATTCCCTGATGTGTATCTCCCAGTATGCTGAGGACATTCACCAGCACTTGAGGGAGAGTGAA ATGAGGTTGAGGCCGAGGCCAGGCTATTTGGAGAAACATCCAGAGATCACAAACGGCATGCATGTCATCCTGGTGGACTGGCTGGTGGAAGTCGTCCAGGATTACCAGCTTCGCTCTGAAACTCTGCACCTTGCCGTCAACTATTTGGACCGATTTCTCTCCTGCACTGCCTGTGTGAAGCGGGGCAAGCTGCAGCTGGTCGGCACAGCTGCATTACTGATCGCTGC AAAGTACGAGGAAATCTCCCCCCCTGAGCTGAATGAGTTTGTGTTCGCCACAGACAGCACCTACACCAAGAAGGAGTTAATCCGGATGGAGCATGTTTTACTGAGAGTGCTGGATTTCAAGATGGCAGCCCCCACAACAAACCAGTTCCTTCACCTGCTCATGTCCGTCCAGCCTGTGTCTGCCGTCGCAGAGAACCTGGCCCTG TATGCAGCAGAGTTAAGCCTGCTCGAAATCGATCCATTCCTAAAGTACACCCCGTCTATTGTAGCAGCTGGAGCCTACTGCCTAGCCACGTATACTGTGAGCAAATCTCTCTGG CCCGGTTCTTTACATGCCTTTACTGGTTATACCATGACTGAAATTGTGCCCTGCCTCACTGACCTGCACAAGCTTTACATCAGTGCAGAGAGTCGCCCACAACAGGCCATCAGGGATAAGTACAGAAGCTCAAA GCATAGTCGTGTCTCATTAATCACCCCGCCTGCTTCTCTGCCTTTTGTATGA